The proteins below come from a single Demetria terragena DSM 11295 genomic window:
- a CDS encoding adenine phosphoribosyltransferase: MASSIEQIVLEQTRDVADFPSPGVQFKDLSPLFASPAAMRAVVDDIVQRHRGEVDLVCGIEARGFVVGAPVALALDVGFVPVRKAGKLPGEVLSETYALEYGTATIEIQTGAIQPGARVLLLDDVLATGGTASAAVSLLRQAGARVRAFEALLELSFLAGRSALEDVPTHALATV, from the coding sequence ATGGCCTCATCGATTGAACAGATCGTCCTAGAGCAGACCAGGGACGTCGCGGACTTTCCCTCTCCGGGTGTTCAGTTCAAGGATCTGTCGCCGTTGTTCGCCTCGCCCGCGGCGATGCGAGCGGTCGTGGACGACATCGTCCAGCGGCATCGCGGCGAGGTAGATCTGGTGTGTGGCATCGAGGCTCGAGGATTTGTCGTGGGCGCGCCGGTCGCGCTTGCCCTTGACGTCGGCTTCGTGCCAGTGCGCAAGGCTGGCAAGTTGCCCGGCGAAGTCCTGAGCGAGACCTATGCCTTGGAATATGGCACCGCGACCATCGAGATTCAGACCGGCGCTATACAGCCGGGAGCACGCGTGCTCCTGCTCGACGACGTTCTGGCCACCGGTGGCACGGCCTCAGCCGCCGTCAGCCTGCTGCGGCAAGCGGGTGCGCGCGTGCGAGCGTTTGAGGCGCTGCTCGAGTTGTCTTTCCTGGCCGGGCGTTCTGCTCTCGAGGACGTGCCGACGCATGCCCTCGCGACTGTCTGA
- the secF gene encoding protein translocase subunit SecF codes for MASFAQLGNDLYTGRRQFDFVGKRRTWYIASIILMLIAAGGIFIKGLNLSLEFTGGSELRVPGVSNMDDYEQRTEDAITKAVGGESQLSVTQIGDNQVRIQTEQLGTGTPADTAKVRSELAKEFDVQRADVTSTFIGPSWGDTVTKQAILALLWFLALLSIVLALYFRTWTMAVAALVALAHDVFFTVGIYSLTGFEISPATMIGFLTILGYSIYDTVVVFDKVRENTHEAMSTGTRNFDQAANYAVNQTVVRSINTSVIALLPVAVVVFVGFVFLGPGTLLDLALSLFIGIAVGTFSSIFIATPLLCDLRRREPQMRELAKRAAAHQSSQKVAMAASGSRATPGEGVSGVVEPERAAKAAEVHRERASKRTTHPLARLDRDDS; via the coding sequence ATGGCTAGCTTCGCCCAGTTGGGCAATGACCTCTATACCGGCCGGCGGCAGTTTGACTTCGTGGGCAAGCGCCGCACTTGGTATATAGCCAGCATCATCCTGATGCTCATCGCGGCGGGCGGCATCTTTATCAAGGGCCTCAACCTGTCGCTGGAGTTCACCGGTGGATCAGAGTTGCGCGTGCCTGGCGTCTCCAACATGGATGACTACGAGCAACGCACCGAGGACGCCATCACCAAGGCTGTCGGCGGCGAAAGCCAACTAAGCGTCACGCAGATCGGTGACAACCAGGTCCGAATCCAGACCGAACAGCTGGGGACGGGTACGCCAGCTGACACCGCCAAGGTGCGCTCCGAGCTGGCGAAGGAGTTCGACGTTCAGCGTGCTGACGTCACCTCGACGTTCATCGGTCCGTCCTGGGGCGACACCGTCACCAAGCAGGCCATCTTGGCGCTGCTGTGGTTCCTAGCGTTGCTGAGCATCGTCCTGGCGCTCTACTTCCGCACGTGGACGATGGCGGTCGCAGCGCTGGTCGCCCTGGCTCACGATGTGTTCTTCACGGTGGGCATCTATTCACTCACCGGGTTTGAGATCAGTCCAGCGACGATGATCGGCTTCCTGACAATTCTCGGGTATTCGATCTATGACACCGTCGTCGTCTTCGACAAGGTCCGGGAAAACACCCACGAAGCCATGTCGACCGGCACGAGGAACTTCGACCAGGCCGCCAATTACGCCGTCAACCAGACCGTGGTGCGCTCCATCAACACCTCGGTGATCGCGCTGCTGCCCGTCGCCGTCGTGGTCTTCGTCGGCTTCGTCTTCCTGGGTCCGGGAACCCTTCTTGACCTGGCCTTGTCGCTCTTCATCGGTATCGCGGTCGGAACGTTCTCCTCGATCTTCATCGCGACACCGTTGCTGTGTGATCTTCGCCGTCGCGAACCACAGATGCGCGAGTTGGCGAAGCGGGCCGCAGCCCACCAGTCATCGCAAAAGGTGGCGATGGCGGCCTCGGGTAGTCGGGCAACGCCGGGTGAAGGCGTCTCCGGTGTCGTCGAGCCGGAACGCGCAGCGAAGGCCGCGGAAGTGCACCGGGAGCGGGCTAGCAAGCGGACGACGCATCCGCTGGCCCGACTCGACCGCGATGATTCGTGA
- the secD gene encoding protein translocase subunit SecD → MSPSSKPGRKKARPKTTIVALLLIVGVLFGGIALTTMQSPAGQWTPKLGLDLEGGRQIVLEPQVGEDQEINSQQVEQAVSIIRRRVDGSGVAEAEVTTLGASNIVVAIPGEPSEDMLDSLSASSQLTFRPVIVEQQNQPVEITLPQPPEPPKASAKPSSSGSKATAKPSATAKSSATSSGARGTYPEAYPAAESPSPKPTKSSSSKAPAKSTTKPAADKPANPSDEKWAQEPVESLWVKAGVVEKGATYQELVGAYNCADTEHQQLSAAASPKAPTVMCDQQAQAKYIVGPVEVNGSMVEDASSGPETNQQGQQTGGTQINLEFDDQGKKAFGDMTTRLSKFPETQPQNKSAIIIDGQVLSALGTNDAITNGKAQITGSFTPKSGKVLAEQLKFGALPFSFEEQTNDQISPQLGQDQLRMGLIAGVIGLVLVIIYSLFQYRALGLVTVASLGIAGLLTYGTVTILGHLANFRLTMAGVTGLIVAIGVTADSFIVYFERVRDEVRSGRALRAAVETGWGRARRTIIISDVVNFIAAAVLYLLSESNVKAFAFTLGLSTLIDILVVMLFTHPALTLLARTKFFGGGHPWSGLDPERLGAKTATYAGRGRVTIADRQAAAAQEGTA, encoded by the coding sequence ATGAGTCCGTCGAGTAAGCCTGGGCGCAAGAAGGCCCGGCCGAAGACCACCATTGTTGCCCTCTTGCTGATTGTCGGGGTTCTGTTCGGCGGCATCGCCTTGACGACAATGCAGTCGCCCGCGGGTCAGTGGACTCCGAAGCTTGGTCTCGACCTCGAGGGGGGTCGGCAGATCGTGCTGGAGCCCCAGGTCGGTGAGGACCAAGAGATCAACTCTCAGCAGGTCGAACAGGCCGTCAGCATTATTCGCCGCCGGGTCGATGGCAGCGGCGTCGCCGAAGCTGAGGTCACCACACTTGGCGCCAGCAACATCGTCGTGGCGATTCCCGGCGAACCCAGCGAGGACATGCTGGACTCGCTGTCGGCGTCCTCACAGTTGACCTTCCGGCCGGTGATTGTCGAGCAGCAGAATCAGCCTGTTGAAATCACCCTGCCGCAGCCACCCGAGCCGCCGAAGGCTTCGGCCAAGCCCAGCAGCAGTGGGTCGAAGGCCACCGCCAAGCCGTCGGCTACCGCGAAGTCGTCGGCGACATCGTCTGGTGCCCGCGGCACCTACCCCGAGGCGTATCCCGCCGCGGAGTCGCCATCACCGAAACCCACTAAGTCGTCATCGAGCAAAGCGCCGGCGAAGTCCACCACGAAGCCCGCGGCCGACAAGCCCGCTAATCCCAGTGATGAGAAATGGGCTCAGGAACCAGTCGAGTCCCTGTGGGTCAAGGCCGGAGTCGTCGAGAAGGGCGCGACGTACCAGGAGCTAGTGGGGGCATACAACTGCGCTGACACCGAGCACCAGCAACTCTCCGCCGCGGCGTCGCCCAAGGCGCCGACGGTGATGTGCGACCAACAGGCCCAGGCGAAGTACATCGTAGGCCCGGTCGAGGTCAACGGATCGATGGTCGAGGACGCCAGTTCTGGACCGGAGACCAACCAGCAGGGCCAGCAGACCGGTGGAACGCAGATCAACCTGGAGTTCGACGACCAGGGCAAAAAGGCCTTCGGCGACATGACGACGCGCTTGTCGAAGTTCCCGGAAACACAGCCGCAAAACAAGTCGGCGATCATTATCGACGGCCAGGTCCTCAGCGCGTTGGGCACCAACGATGCGATCACCAATGGCAAAGCGCAGATCACCGGATCGTTCACACCGAAGAGCGGCAAAGTTCTCGCTGAACAGCTGAAGTTCGGTGCGCTGCCGTTCTCCTTCGAGGAACAGACCAACGACCAGATCAGCCCGCAGCTCGGGCAGGATCAACTGCGGATGGGTTTGATCGCCGGGGTGATCGGCCTCGTCCTGGTCATCATCTACTCGCTGTTCCAGTACCGCGCGCTCGGTCTGGTGACGGTGGCTTCTCTTGGCATTGCCGGTCTCCTGACCTACGGCACAGTGACCATCCTTGGCCACCTCGCCAACTTCCGGCTCACCATGGCCGGTGTGACTGGTCTGATTGTCGCCATTGGCGTCACGGCGGACAGTTTCATCGTCTACTTCGAACGCGTGAGAGACGAGGTCAGATCAGGCCGCGCTTTGCGCGCGGCAGTCGAGACTGGGTGGGGTCGCGCGCGGCGCACCATCATCATTTCTGACGTGGTGAACTTCATCGCCGCCGCAGTGCTGTATCTGCTGTCGGAGTCCAACGTGAAGGCCTTCGCCTTTACCCTCGGCCTCAGTACGCTAATCGACATCCTTGTGGTGATGTTGTTTACCCACCCGGCGCTGACGCTGTTGGCGCGTACCAAGTTCTTCGGCGGTGGTCACCCATGGTCTGGGCTGGACCCCGAACGACTGGGCGCCAAAACCGCGACCTACGCAGGCCGCGGCCGGGTCACGATCGCTGATCGCCAAGCCGCCGCCGCCCAAGAAGGGACAGCCTGA
- the yajC gene encoding preprotein translocase subunit YajC: MPFLATASQQQGSNATGMLILLLPLVLIGLLFWQQRRRQKQVQRAQDQLVPGQQVSTTSGLIGTLVALDGPTAEIEAAPGVTLTFDRRAVLPSPTADPAPDAEEADDDASDRESDEPRQGS, translated from the coding sequence ATGCCGTTCCTGGCCACCGCCAGTCAGCAGCAGGGAAGCAACGCCACCGGGATGCTGATCCTGCTCCTCCCGCTGGTGCTCATCGGGCTGCTGTTCTGGCAACAGCGCAGGCGGCAGAAGCAAGTTCAGCGGGCACAGGACCAACTCGTGCCAGGCCAGCAGGTCAGCACCACCTCTGGGCTGATCGGCACGCTCGTCGCGCTGGATGGCCCCACCGCTGAAATTGAAGCTGCTCCCGGAGTGACCTTGACCTTCGACCGTCGGGCGGTACTCCCCAGCCCAACTGCGGACCCAGCGCCGGATGCTGAAGAGGCCGATGATGACGCCAGCGACCGTGAGTCGGACGAACCACGACAGGGTTCCTGA
- the ruvB gene encoding Holliday junction branch migration DNA helicase RuvB translates to MSTEYDDQSYDASYDGARIVDPGGQDDERRIEAALRPRRLADFPGQPRVSDQLGLVLEAARRRGRPPDHVLMSGPPGLGKTSLAMIIAAELEQPIRITSGPAIQHAGDLAAILSSLAEGEVLFIDEIHRMARAAEEMLYLAMEDFRVDVIVGKGPGATAIPLELPPFTVVGATTRSGLLPAPLRDRFGFTGHLDYYTADDLTTILTRSAQLLDVEGTRQGIAEIAGRSRGTPRVANRLLRRVRDYAQVHGAAVVDLPSAQAALDLFDVDQQGLDRLDRAVLEALCRRFAGGPVGLSTLAVAVGEEPDTVETVAEPYLVREGYLVRTPRGRAASTLAWEHLNLTPPPAGAGASGTTDRPLPFEGEGRFSG, encoded by the coding sequence GTGAGCACTGAATACGACGACCAGTCCTACGACGCGTCGTACGACGGTGCGCGCATCGTTGACCCGGGTGGCCAGGATGATGAGCGCCGCATCGAGGCGGCGCTGCGGCCTCGGCGACTCGCCGACTTTCCCGGTCAGCCGCGCGTCAGCGACCAACTGGGCTTGGTCCTGGAGGCAGCGCGTCGGCGCGGACGGCCGCCCGACCACGTCCTGATGTCAGGGCCGCCCGGTCTGGGCAAGACGTCCCTGGCAATGATCATTGCGGCCGAACTCGAGCAGCCGATCAGGATCACGAGCGGGCCTGCCATCCAGCACGCCGGCGACCTGGCGGCGATTTTGTCCTCGTTGGCTGAAGGTGAGGTGCTCTTCATCGACGAGATCCACCGCATGGCCCGTGCGGCAGAAGAAATGCTCTATCTCGCGATGGAGGATTTCCGCGTCGATGTCATCGTGGGTAAGGGACCCGGTGCCACGGCCATTCCGTTGGAGTTGCCGCCCTTCACCGTGGTGGGCGCCACCACCCGCTCAGGGCTGCTTCCCGCGCCGCTGCGAGATCGCTTCGGTTTCACCGGTCACCTCGACTACTACACCGCCGATGACCTCACCACCATCCTCACGCGCAGCGCGCAACTGCTCGACGTCGAAGGGACTCGCCAAGGCATCGCCGAGATCGCCGGCCGCTCACGCGGGACGCCCCGGGTTGCCAACCGTCTTTTGCGGCGCGTACGCGACTATGCGCAGGTTCACGGTGCCGCGGTCGTGGATCTCCCGTCGGCCCAGGCCGCACTCGACCTGTTCGACGTCGACCAGCAGGGCCTGGACCGGCTTGACCGCGCGGTGCTCGAGGCGTTGTGCCGTCGGTTTGCAGGAGGCCCGGTGGGATTGTCCACGCTGGCAGTTGCGGTGGGGGAAGAGCCGGACACTGTGGAGACCGTGGCCGAGCCCTATCTCGTCCGCGAGGGTTACCTCGTGCGTACGCCCCGCGGCCGGGCCGCTTCCACCTTGGCCTGGGAGCACCTCAATCTCACTCCGCCGCCTGCGGGTGCTGGGGCATCGGGAACCACTGACCGTCCGCTCCCGTTCGAGGGAGAGGGCCGGTTTTCCGGCTGA
- the ruvA gene encoding Holliday junction branch migration protein RuvA, giving the protein MISSVRGRVLTVGLDHVVVEVGGVGMLTHTTPAVATSVRTGQEAQLATSLVVREDSLTLYGFSTPAERDLFEQVQTVSGVGPRLALAMLAVHDPNALQGAIGSGDLVALTKIPGIGKKSAERIVLELRDKVGVPDGTGGASVTATSAPRGDVQVSEALVGLGWSVKQADDAVAKVTDAAPEVTEVAQLLRLALRELGR; this is encoded by the coding sequence ATGATTTCCAGCGTGCGCGGACGCGTGCTGACCGTTGGTCTTGATCATGTCGTGGTTGAGGTCGGCGGCGTGGGGATGTTGACCCACACCACCCCTGCCGTTGCGACCAGTGTCCGAACGGGACAGGAAGCACAACTTGCGACCTCACTGGTCGTTCGTGAGGACTCCCTGACGTTGTACGGCTTCAGCACGCCCGCAGAGCGTGATCTTTTCGAGCAGGTTCAGACGGTCAGTGGTGTCGGCCCACGACTGGCGCTGGCCATGTTGGCCGTGCACGACCCGAATGCCTTGCAAGGCGCGATCGGCTCAGGGGATCTTGTGGCTCTGACCAAGATTCCGGGTATCGGTAAGAAGAGCGCCGAGCGCATCGTGCTGGAGTTACGCGACAAGGTCGGCGTTCCCGACGGCACCGGTGGAGCCTCGGTGACGGCGACCTCGGCCCCACGAGGCGATGTCCAAGTGAGCGAGGCACTCGTAGGCCTTGGGTGGAGCGTCAAGCAGGCTGACGACGCCGTTGCCAAGGTCACCGATGCCGCTCCTGAGGTCACCGAAGTGGCCCAGTTGTTGCGGTTGGCTTTGCGGGAGTTGGGCCGGTGA
- the ruvC gene encoding crossover junction endodeoxyribonuclease RuvC produces the protein MQPVRVLGVDPGLTRCGLGIVDGGLGQPLRMVAVGVVRTPAQDDPAERLLSLQTEIDEWMERHQPDAVAVERVFAKANIKGIMGTAQASAVPMLAAARRGLPLALHTPSEVKAAVTGNGRADKAQVTAMVTRILRLDVAPRPADAADALALAICHIWRGGAQDRLAAAVAAQKRRVAR, from the coding sequence GTGCAACCGGTGCGAGTGCTCGGCGTCGACCCTGGCCTGACGAGATGCGGCTTAGGAATCGTCGACGGTGGCCTAGGCCAGCCCCTGCGAATGGTGGCCGTCGGGGTGGTGCGGACCCCGGCCCAGGACGATCCGGCCGAGCGGTTGCTCTCCCTCCAAACCGAGATCGACGAGTGGATGGAACGTCATCAGCCCGATGCAGTTGCCGTCGAGCGAGTGTTCGCCAAGGCCAACATCAAAGGCATCATGGGCACCGCGCAGGCGTCGGCTGTCCCCATGCTCGCCGCAGCACGACGTGGACTTCCCCTGGCGCTGCACACCCCGTCTGAGGTCAAGGCGGCCGTGACAGGCAACGGCCGGGCCGACAAAGCTCAAGTGACCGCGATGGTCACGCGCATCCTGCGCTTGGACGTGGCGCCGCGCCCAGCGGACGCGGCAGATGCCCTGGCCCTCGCGATTTGTCATATCTGGCGAGGCGGGGCACAGGATCGTCTTGCGGCCGCGGTTGCCGCGCAGAAAAGGAGAGTTGCTCGATGA